The following DNA comes from Acidobacteriota bacterium.
GTCCTGCAGCGCGTTCGAGTTCGCGAGCGCGCCCGCCAGCCCCGCGGGCGCCTCCGTTTCTCCCTCGCGCAGCACGTACGCCATGTGCTGCGTGTCGGTGTTCAGCCGGGCGACGGTGATCCCGACGTCGCAGTGCAGCACGTCGCCGCGCTCGATGACCGGATCCGAGCCGACCTGCGCGTCGGTCATGCCCTTGCGCTGCACGTCCACGCTCGGCTGAAACCAGGTGGCGAGCCCGAGATCGTTGACCTGCTGCCGCCACCACCACACGAGGTCACTCGTCCGGATCCTGCCGGGCGCGATCACCTCGCTCGAAAACATCCGCCGCGTGAGCGACCAGACCAGCTCCTGCATGCGCCGGAAGAACGCTTCCTCCTCGGGAAGGCGGGACGCGATCAACTCGAGCGGCAGCCCCTCGGCGTTCCGGAACTTCCCGGTCCACGCGGCGCCCAGCGCCTCGGACATGCCCTCGAGCTCGCCGCTCGACAGGCCGTCTGAAAACGCGAACACCCTCGAGCGGTTGATGCCGATCGCGCGCGGGTTGCGCTCCTCGATGACCGCCTTGAGGATCTGCCACTGCTCGTCGCCCCACAGCTCCGCCTGCTGGCCGCGCCCTCCGGTGGCCGGCCTGGTGGATCGCCGCGCCTCGAACACGCCCCCCTGCGAGGTCCCGCCGAGCGCGATCCGCTCGACGCACGAGGCCGACGGCGGCGTGGAGGCCGCGGCGCACGTGTCGAAGAACACGTAGATGGTCCGGCGGCGGGCGGCGAACGTTTCCGGCGCCGTGATGGCGGTGAAGACGGGATCCTCGTTGTACTCGCGCATCGGCACGACCCACATGTCGATCGCGTGCCGGCGCATGAGTGCGGGAAGAAACGTCTCGAGCCGTTTCTTCAGCCACTCGCGCTGCATCGCGGCCTGCTCGCGCAGCGTGCCGAACGGGCGCGCGGCGGTGGGCTGCGCAACGGCGGGCGCGGCGCCGAGCACGAGAGTCGCGAGAACGACGAACGGACGGATGGGTCGAATCATGGCGTGTCCGGCTCAGAGTTTACCGCACGGCGCTCGCGGCGGGCGCTCTCCGACCGTCATCGCGCGAACGGCGTCCGGTGCGGAGCCGCGCGTCAGGGTCGCGGAGCGACACCACACGGGCGGCCTACCAGACGCGGCACATGTTCTCTCGCACCATCGCAGCGCCCGCGCTGCAGTTGAACGCCTTCTGGAACTCCGGCATGCTGGACACGACGCCGTTCACGCGGTATTTGCCGGGAGAATGCGGGTCGGTCACGGCAAGC
Coding sequences within:
- a CDS encoding aminopeptidase P family protein, whose product is MIRPIRPFVVLATLVLGAAPAVAQPTAARPFGTLREQAAMQREWLKKRLETFLPALMRRHAIDMWVVPMREYNEDPVFTAITAPETFAARRRTIYVFFDTCAAASTPPSASCVERIALGGTSQGGVFEARRSTRPATGGRGQQAELWGDEQWQILKAVIEERNPRAIGINRSRVFAFSDGLSSGELEGMSEALGAAWTGKFRNAEGLPLELIASRLPEEEAFFRRMQELVWSLTRRMFSSEVIAPGRIRTSDLVWWWRQQVNDLGLATWFQPSVDVQRKGMTDAQVGSDPVIERGDVLHCDVGITVARLNTDTQHMAYVLREGETEAPAGLAGALANSNALQDITMEEIRPGRTGNEILAASLSRLKAKGIDGTLYSHPIGLHGHGAGPLIGLWDYQDGVPGRGDAKVIPSMWFSIELQTTTPVPEWGDQRVRMPQEEDAIVGADGKTRWALRRQDTLFLVR